In one Bacteroidota bacterium genomic region, the following are encoded:
- a CDS encoding rhomboid family intramembrane serine protease — MSYQQFRPMRWQILPPVVKNLLIINGIMFLATVVLESKLGLDLTSYLGLHFVTSPQFEPYQFVSHLFMHGSMLHIFSNMFALWMFGNVLENVWGGKKFLTYYLITGLGAAFIHTIFSWYDISKMQDSVDLFLAHPQPMDFKMLVTKYQSFLRSEDIAALNELLTNWAAMPSNPEMINTASAFAQGLVERKADIPTVGASGAVFGVLLAFGMMFPNTIIYIYFAIPMKAKWFVMLYGLFELYSGIQNNPSDNVAHFAHLGGMLFGYLLIRSWRKNMYRPYQDDY, encoded by the coding sequence ATGTCCTATCAGCAATTTCGTCCTATGCGTTGGCAGATACTACCCCCGGTAGTAAAAAATCTGTTGATCATTAATGGCATCATGTTTCTCGCGACGGTGGTCCTGGAGAGTAAACTGGGACTGGATTTAACATCCTACCTGGGCCTGCATTTCGTGACCAGTCCTCAGTTTGAACCGTATCAGTTTGTGTCGCATCTGTTCATGCACGGAAGTATGTTGCATATTTTTTCCAATATGTTTGCGCTGTGGATGTTCGGCAATGTGCTGGAAAATGTTTGGGGAGGGAAGAAGTTTTTAACGTATTACCTCATCACGGGACTTGGTGCCGCGTTTATTCATACCATTTTTTCCTGGTACGATATTTCAAAGATGCAGGATAGCGTTGATCTTTTTCTCGCGCATCCGCAGCCGATGGATTTTAAGATGTTGGTCACCAAATACCAAAGCTTTTTGAGAAGTGAAGATATTGCAGCGCTCAATGAATTATTAACGAACTGGGCGGCGATGCCCTCTAATCCCGAGATGATCAATACTGCAAGTGCATTTGCTCAGGGTCTCGTGGAAAGAAAGGCGGATATCCCTACCGTGGGAGCCTCCGGTGCTGTCTTCGGTGTATTGCTGGCCTTCGGAATGATGTTTCCCAATACAATTATCTATATTTATTTCGCCATTCCAATGAAAGCGAAGTGGTTTGTGATGTTGTATGGGTTGTTTGAATTGTATAGCGGCATTCAGAATAATCCTTCAGATAATGTTGCACATTTCGCTCACCTCGGTGGAATGCTCTTTGGTTATTTGCTTATTCGCTCGTGGAGAAAAAATATGTACCGGCCCTATCAGGATGATTATTAA
- a CDS encoding rhomboid family intramembrane serine protease — translation MSKLLDDIKMQFTGAEALYRLLLINCAVFLLITVSRSVFFLAGADNGTVEWVVMKLSLPADLSALLRQPWTFLTYMFLHTGLLHILFNMLILFWTGRLFTEYLGNAKLWATYVAGALVGALAYVISFNLLPAFDGTVSSSYLMGASAGVIAVLVAVATLLPDYVVHLLIFGAVRLKYVAIFSIVLYFISIPLGNAGGHIAHLGGALFGYLMIVQLRKGRDLTAWLTGLSTMKLRSKPVKMTVVKSGRGRYNSDDLHEGIASQELVDRILDKINKSGFDSLSKEEKEILYKASGKK, via the coding sequence ATGAGTAAACTACTGGATGATATCAAAATGCAGTTTACAGGTGCAGAAGCCTTGTACCGCTTATTGCTGATTAATTGTGCCGTATTTTTATTGATTACCGTTTCAAGATCTGTTTTCTTTCTGGCCGGTGCCGATAATGGAACCGTGGAGTGGGTGGTGATGAAATTGAGTCTGCCGGCTGATTTATCAGCGCTGCTGCGTCAACCCTGGACATTCCTCACCTATATGTTTTTGCATACCGGACTGCTTCATATTTTATTTAATATGCTTATTCTTTTTTGGACCGGTCGCCTCTTTACCGAGTATTTAGGCAATGCAAAACTTTGGGCTACGTATGTGGCAGGAGCATTGGTGGGTGCCCTCGCTTATGTGATTTCATTTAATCTTCTGCCGGCTTTCGATGGAACTGTTTCAAGCAGCTATCTGATGGGTGCTTCTGCAGGAGTCATCGCGGTGCTGGTCGCAGTGGCTACACTCTTGCCGGATTATGTCGTGCACTTGCTGATTTTTGGTGCGGTGAGATTGAAGTATGTCGCCATTTTTTCAATCGTCCTTTATTTTATTTCTATTCCTCTCGGAAATGCAGGCGGACATATCGCCCATCTTGGAGGTGCTTTGTTCGGTTACCTGATGATTGTACAACTGCGGAAAGGTCGGGATCTTACAGCATGGTTGACCGGACTCTCCACTATGAAATTGAGATCAAAACCGGTGAAAATGACGGTCGTTAAATCCGGTCGCGGCCGGTATAATTCCGATGATCTGCATGAAGGCATCGCCAGTCAGGAGCTCGTTGACCGTATTCTGGATAAGATAAATAAGTCCGGTTTCGATAGCCTTTCTAAGGAAGAAAAGGAAATATTGTATAAAGCCAGTGGCAAGAAGTGA
- the cas6 gene encoding CRISPR-associated endoribonuclease Cas6, with the protein MRVKISFLRDQMSANTIPLHHQTLIAESLYQIIDGFGGDRNLFNFSSLKGTSKIQNGFMRFLSSKVTLVLSARSSEQMEQLVAKVFEMPYLAVGKMNLMPRSHEIIQDPEFNTKMRYLCISPMILVDPHKDPEKSQITIDPTSQEFSDILYEQTLDRMEKAGYSEADLNNFAEFDAQPDHEYVQKLNETGKKFARYYRAANGSTMMGYLLPFTLHAHPDVQKFIWESGVGAMSEQGYGMVDLVKLAVA; encoded by the coding sequence ATGCGTGTAAAAATCTCATTTCTACGTGATCAGATGTCGGCAAATACGATCCCACTGCATCACCAAACATTAATTGCAGAAAGCCTTTACCAGATTATTGATGGATTCGGAGGCGACCGCAATTTGTTCAATTTCTCTAGTCTGAAAGGGACTTCTAAGATTCAGAACGGCTTCATGCGTTTTCTGTCTTCTAAAGTGACCCTGGTGCTTTCAGCCAGAAGCTCAGAGCAGATGGAGCAATTAGTAGCAAAAGTTTTTGAAATGCCTTACCTGGCTGTAGGCAAAATGAATCTCATGCCGCGAAGTCATGAAATCATTCAGGATCCGGAGTTCAACACTAAAATGCGTTACCTCTGCATCAGCCCGATGATTCTTGTTGATCCTCACAAAGACCCTGAAAAGAGTCAGATCACTATTGATCCTACCTCTCAGGAGTTCTCTGACATTCTTTACGAGCAAACCCTCGACAGAATGGAGAAAGCAGGATATTCTGAAGCAGATCTCAACAATTTCGCTGAATTCGATGCGCAGCCTGACCACGAATACGTGCAGAAGCTCAATGAAACAGGAAAGAAATTCGCACGCTATTACCGTGCAGCCAATGGAAGTACGATGATGGGGTATCTTTTACCTTTCACATTGCACGCACACCCTGATGTTCAGAAATTTATCTGGGAATCAGGAGTAGGCGCCATGAGTGAGCAGGGCTACGGAATGGTAGATCTGGTGAAGTTAGCCGTTGCTTAA
- a CDS encoding transglycosylase domain-containing protein, which produces MKSFKWVLIVVFVFFLLATTLLLIREPVLDFIVGKIKVKVSEKYNAELIIAEADFSGIRDLVLKDISLVPENGDTLITIKRLQAKISISKLLRLRPGVRELLVDTGRIQLVRRANSDNFSFLLKRKGGAASDTTLSTSTSGFNDRFMGILEKVNELFDERITFRQFRIVYKRADVEEMVQIPELYFDGREFKSSIITSSKEGVNLWLVNGVADPDRSRYDFSLRKTRGGEFALPFFDLFDGFKICFDSAHVAFSAMEHRGNVEVKSDFRIHNFLANHWRIAPGDVRIPLMKFDVLAFADEDSIGLKRGTVFTLNELPVNITASYSRQPERRFRLLTDFNTGNAQDVFNALPEGMFYTFKGFRASGGLAYTLHVDLPVDSPDGLVFNSSMTGDKLKIESYGTENFSKISSPFNFLAMDKERPVRSFEVGPENPYFTPLPFISKYLQDAVLTAEDPSFMNHNGFVEEAFKESIITNIKEKRFARGGSTISMQFVKNVFLSRNKSVSRKIEEIMIVWLMESKRLVSKERMFEVYLNIIEWGPNVYGIGEASRFYFSKSPDELTLGESIFLSSLIPSPKYFRYRFDPNGNLKPYMENYFKLIAGRLATREKIPQIEADSLQPFIKLAGPALEFVQPVDTIPVDTLELIPVVPAP; this is translated from the coding sequence ATGAAATCGTTTAAATGGGTATTGATAGTTGTTTTTGTGTTTTTTCTGTTGGCAACTACATTGTTGCTGATCCGCGAACCGGTACTTGATTTTATCGTGGGTAAGATTAAAGTAAAAGTCAGTGAAAAGTACAATGCGGAGTTGATCATTGCAGAAGCGGATTTTAGTGGTATCCGTGATCTGGTGTTGAAGGATATCAGTCTGGTTCCGGAAAATGGTGATACGCTGATTACTATAAAACGCCTCCAGGCAAAGATCAGCATTTCAAAATTATTGCGGCTGCGCCCCGGCGTTAGAGAACTGCTCGTGGATACCGGTCGCATTCAGCTGGTACGTAGAGCAAATAGCGATAACTTCTCCTTTCTGCTGAAAAGAAAAGGGGGGGCCGCATCCGATACTACACTCTCCACTTCAACTTCCGGATTCAATGATCGATTTATGGGGATTCTCGAGAAAGTGAATGAGCTTTTCGATGAACGTATTACCTTCCGGCAATTTCGAATTGTGTATAAAAGAGCCGATGTGGAAGAGATGGTGCAGATCCCCGAATTGTATTTTGATGGAAGGGAATTTAAATCGAGTATCATCACTTCTTCCAAAGAAGGCGTGAACCTCTGGCTGGTAAATGGTGTTGCAGATCCCGACAGGAGCAGGTATGATTTCTCCCTACGCAAGACGCGCGGTGGTGAATTTGCCTTGCCCTTTTTCGATCTGTTTGACGGATTTAAAATTTGCTTTGATTCCGCCCATGTGGCTTTCTCCGCAATGGAGCATCGTGGAAACGTGGAAGTGAAAAGTGATTTCAGAATTCATAATTTTCTGGCGAATCACTGGCGCATCGCTCCCGGTGATGTGAGGATTCCATTAATGAAATTCGATGTCCTTGCATTTGCCGATGAAGATAGCATAGGTTTGAAAAGAGGTACGGTTTTTACACTCAATGAACTTCCCGTAAATATAACAGCATCGTATAGCCGTCAACCGGAACGTCGCTTCCGTCTGCTAACCGATTTTAATACAGGAAATGCACAGGATGTATTTAATGCCTTGCCGGAGGGCATGTTTTATACCTTTAAAGGGTTCAGAGCAAGCGGAGGTCTCGCCTATACGTTGCATGTAGATCTGCCGGTAGATAGCCCTGATGGCCTTGTTTTCAACTCATCGATGACTGGTGATAAACTGAAAATTGAAAGTTACGGGACAGAGAATTTTTCCAAGATCAGTTCACCGTTTAATTTTTTAGCAATGGATAAGGAACGTCCGGTGCGGAGTTTTGAAGTGGGTCCGGAGAATCCTTATTTTACACCCTTACCTTTTATTTCAAAATACCTGCAGGATGCCGTCCTGACAGCGGAAGATCCTTCGTTTATGAATCACAATGGTTTTGTGGAGGAAGCGTTTAAGGAATCTATCATTACCAATATCAAGGAGAAGCGGTTCGCTCGTGGTGGAAGTACAATCAGTATGCAATTCGTGAAGAATGTGTTTTTAAGCCGGAATAAGTCGGTGAGCAGAAAGATTGAAGAAATCATGATCGTCTGGCTGATGGAATCAAAAAGATTAGTGAGCAAGGAGCGGATGTTTGAAGTCTATTTGAACATCATCGAGTGGGGACCCAATGTGTATGGCATTGGTGAGGCCTCGCGTTTTTATTTCAGTAAGTCGCCCGATGAGTTGACCCTTGGCGAGAGTATTTTCTTGTCAAGCCTGATTCCGAGTCCGAAGTATTTCCGCTATCGCTTCGATCCCAATGGGAATCTGAAACCTTATATGGAAAATTATTTCAAACTCATAGCGGGCCGCCTGGCAACGCGTGAGAAAATCCCACAAATAGAAGCCGATAGTCTGCAGCCCTTCATCAAATTGGCCGGACCCGCCTTGGAATTCGTGCAACCTGTCGATACGATCCCTGTGGATACGCTGGAGTTGATTCCGGTAGTTCCCGCGCCCTAG
- the msrB gene encoding peptide-methionine (R)-S-oxide reductase MsrB encodes MKPFLIPIILIALSFTQCSGQTDKFIPPTPEITNSMTQPIEHHKYYSKTDTSSLKLADEEWKKILPDDLYQIARHANTERAFTGKYWDYEGLGTYYCAACGNALFKSDSKFASGCGWPSFYESIRPTSVKYHEDKSYGMIRVEVVCGRCDSHLGHIFDDGPPPTGKRFCMNSISLDFEGDAEKTPAEKTK; translated from the coding sequence ATGAAACCATTTCTCATCCCAATTATCCTTATCGCCCTTAGTTTTACACAGTGTTCGGGTCAAACTGATAAGTTTATTCCACCTACACCAGAAATTACAAACAGTATGACTCAACCAATTGAACATCACAAATACTATTCTAAAACCGATACGTCTTCACTTAAATTAGCTGACGAAGAATGGAAAAAAATCCTCCCCGATGATCTTTATCAAATCGCCCGTCATGCGAATACAGAACGAGCGTTTACCGGTAAATACTGGGACTATGAAGGATTAGGCACCTACTATTGCGCCGCTTGCGGGAACGCTCTTTTCAAATCCGATTCGAAATTTGCTTCCGGTTGCGGATGGCCGAGTTTTTACGAAAGTATTCGTCCAACCAGTGTAAAGTACCATGAAGATAAAAGTTATGGGATGATTCGTGTAGAAGTGGTTTGTGGAAGATGCGACTCCCACCTCGGACATATTTTTGACGATGGCCCCCCTCCTACCGGAAAACGGTTTTGCATGAATTCAATTAGCCTGGATTTTGAAGGTGACGCGGAGAAAACACCGGCAGAAAAAACGAAATAA
- a CDS encoding SBBP repeat-containing protein — translation MKKHLLFTSIIFIGSLTLQAQHIETTLEAKQTLSTKDRLFFIENKGQWPTEVLFLLQSSGLNTWITKKGMLYEYYKTEEIELSGSKEKPESIPDKHRHKNYKRWGQRVSYSLLGNNIEVTTLGKQKQEGYYNYLIGNDPGKYASYVGLYKEAVVQNVYDGIDMRYYFDKGTLRYDYIVHPGADPGQIHFKLEGSDKNFLNERGELVFSTCFGEVKNADLYCYQQQNKKQVSAKFIETGNSFSFALGAYDKNQTLIIDPLIYSTYAGGNGWDECNALVLDSVGNAFITGSTGAADYDIVPGGFQTIYSGGNFDIFLTKLSATGSNLVYSTFLGGMATDQCYNIVLDDAGNSYITGRTNSTNFATTAGSLQPSIAGDFDAFVTKVNSSGTALVFSTFLGGSLIDASYSITIDTAGNSYMTGYTTSSDFYTSPGVFQSTNNGQSDVFVMKLNATGTAILYATYIGGNDNDFGYSIAVDNFGSAYITGATYSTNYDVTVGAFSNTLSGNRDAFITKLSLTASFLVYSTYLGGVSSDYALAITIDPSRNAYITGSTLSYDYPITVSCYQSVKDGASDIFITKINAAGTALLYSTFIGGVGSEAGNAIVLDNSLNVFVSGSTSSDDFDITSDAIQPIIGSNNDNDAFVIKLNTTGSNLIYSTYFGGTDFELGDAIAIDAAGYVYIAGSTKSSDLPITPGSFQTTISNNDYESFVSKMCLSGLGLTSSSNSVSQVRCINTPITTISYTVGGTSFATNVIITGLPPGITGTWTSDTVVISGTPISSGIYNYTISASLDCGGVSVKTGVLEVIPAVGVGPASLSPSLCVNTMMPNITHLTVGNPIVQSIAGLPTGVFLTFSDDTLILQGIPTTSGIYNYTITMGLCGPLVNATGTIIVNVCATIEEGLKNNVFTISPNPSEGVYQITCENGFPKEAILEVYDMAGKVIQSRVICNENNIQLDITNAHGGMYILKIRANKNQGIERLVKL, via the coding sequence ATGAAAAAACATTTACTTTTTACTTCGATTATTTTCATTGGCTCTCTAACACTTCAGGCACAACATATTGAAACCACTTTAGAGGCAAAACAAACACTTTCAACAAAAGACCGGCTGTTTTTCATTGAGAACAAAGGACAATGGCCAACTGAAGTACTGTTTTTATTACAATCAAGCGGATTGAATACATGGATCACTAAAAAGGGGATGTTGTATGAGTATTACAAAACTGAGGAAATTGAACTTTCGGGATCTAAAGAAAAACCAGAAAGTATTCCGGACAAACACCGGCACAAAAATTACAAACGTTGGGGACAAAGAGTATCCTATTCACTCCTTGGAAATAATATTGAAGTAACCACACTTGGTAAACAAAAACAAGAAGGTTATTATAATTATTTAATTGGAAACGATCCCGGCAAGTATGCAAGTTATGTAGGCTTATATAAAGAAGCTGTTGTTCAAAATGTTTATGATGGTATTGATATGCGCTATTATTTTGATAAAGGAACTTTACGCTATGATTATATTGTTCATCCCGGGGCTGACCCGGGTCAAATACATTTTAAATTAGAAGGAAGCGATAAAAATTTTTTGAATGAAAGAGGCGAACTGGTATTTTCAACTTGCTTTGGAGAAGTAAAAAATGCCGACTTGTATTGTTATCAACAACAAAATAAGAAACAGGTGTCTGCTAAATTTATTGAAACCGGCAATAGTTTTTCATTTGCATTAGGGGCCTACGATAAAAATCAAACTTTAATTATTGATCCGCTAATTTATTCTACTTATGCAGGAGGGAATGGATGGGACGAATGCAATGCGCTCGTCCTGGATAGTGTAGGAAATGCATTTATTACTGGGTCAACCGGAGCTGCTGACTATGATATTGTTCCGGGAGGATTTCAAACTATTTATTCAGGTGGGAATTTTGATATTTTCCTTACAAAACTAAGTGCTACAGGTTCCAATTTGGTGTATTCCACATTCCTTGGCGGAATGGCTACTGATCAATGTTATAATATTGTTCTTGATGACGCCGGCAATTCCTATATTACAGGAAGAACAAATTCCACAAACTTCGCTACAACCGCCGGGTCATTACAACCATCCATAGCAGGAGACTTCGATGCATTTGTCACCAAAGTGAATTCTTCAGGAACCGCATTGGTCTTTTCAACCTTTTTGGGTGGTAGCTTGATAGATGCAAGCTATTCAATCACGATTGACACAGCAGGAAATTCATACATGACAGGTTATACAACTTCTTCTGATTTTTATACATCACCAGGGGTTTTTCAATCTACCAACAATGGCCAGAGTGATGTATTTGTTATGAAACTCAATGCCACCGGTACAGCCATTTTATACGCTACCTATATTGGTGGAAATGATAATGATTTTGGTTATTCAATCGCAGTTGATAATTTTGGAAGTGCCTATATAACAGGAGCGACGTATTCTACCAATTACGATGTAACTGTTGGGGCGTTTTCAAATACACTGTCAGGAAACAGAGATGCTTTTATTACTAAATTAAGTCTTACAGCTTCATTTTTAGTTTATTCCACATATTTAGGTGGTGTTAGCAGTGATTATGCATTAGCTATCACCATTGACCCTTCCCGTAATGCTTATATCACAGGCTCAACCCTCTCTTATGATTATCCAATTACAGTTTCGTGCTACCAGTCGGTAAAAGATGGCGCCTCTGATATTTTCATTACTAAAATAAATGCTGCCGGAACCGCCTTATTGTATTCAACATTTATTGGAGGAGTAGGATCTGAAGCCGGGAATGCGATTGTCCTTGACAATTCCCTCAATGTATTTGTTTCAGGTAGTACTTCTTCAGATGATTTTGATATCACATCCGATGCCATTCAACCAATTATTGGTAGTAACAACGATAATGATGCTTTTGTTATTAAACTTAACACCACCGGAAGTAATTTGATTTATTCCACTTATTTTGGTGGAACTGATTTTGAACTGGGAGATGCCATTGCAATTGATGCAGCAGGCTACGTATACATTGCAGGAAGTACTAAATCTAGCGATTTACCAATTACTCCCGGATCATTTCAAACAACGATCTCAAATAATGATTATGAATCTTTCGTCAGCAAAATGTGCTTGTCGGGTCTCGGTTTGACTTCATCTTCAAACTCCGTGAGTCAAGTACGTTGTATTAATACACCTATTACAACCATTTCCTATACAGTTGGCGGAACCTCTTTCGCTACAAATGTCATCATTACAGGGCTGCCACCTGGAATAACCGGCACCTGGACATCGGATACTGTTGTCATAAGTGGAACTCCAATTTCCAGTGGTATTTATAACTATACAATAAGTGCCAGTCTTGATTGCGGAGGTGTTTCAGTCAAAACCGGGGTATTGGAAGTGATTCCGGCTGTAGGAGTAGGTCCGGCTTCATTGTCTCCCTCACTTTGTGTAAATACAATGATGCCCAATATCACCCACCTGACTGTAGGAAATCCGATCGTTCAGAGTATTGCCGGACTTCCAACCGGAGTATTTTTAACTTTTTCTGATGATACGCTTATCCTGCAAGGCATTCCTACAACTTCCGGAATTTATAATTATACAATAACAATGGGTCTATGCGGCCCCTTAGTAAATGCTACCGGTACCATTATCGTTAACGTTTGTGCAACCATTGAAGAAGGGTTGAAAAACAACGTCTTCACTATCTCTCCCAATCCTTCCGAAGGCGTATATCAAATAACTTGTGAAAATGGATTTCCGAAAGAAGCAATCCTTGAAGTCTATGATATGGCTGGGAAAGTAATACAAAGCAGGGTAATTTGTAACGAAAACAACATTCAATTGGACATTACCAACGCACATGGCGGCATGTATATTCTTAAAATAAGAGCGAATAAGAATCAGGGAATTGAACGATTGGTAAAGTTATAA